The Acetonema longum DSM 6540 genomic interval GAAGAGAGACTGTACTGGGGGTACGTCGAACGAGCGCCCGGAACCCTAACGCCGCAGATGGGCCGTTCTGCCCACCCGCGGCTTGGCTGGCGGCGGCCTGGGTTGATAGGTAGTTGCCGGTTGGCTGACGCACTCTTTCTGAGTGCGTTTTTGCTTTTTATCAGATGAATGCCTGGCGCCTATCTCTTGCGGGTGGCGGCTGCCTGAGTTGATAGACAGTCCCCGGTTAACAAAAATAAAGCAGCTTTCGAACTGTACGGCTCGAAAGCTGGCTTTATTTTTATATGCAGGTTAAAGCGACCGACGCAGGCCAAATTTTTCCCTCAGGGTAGTGGGAGTAAAGCCGGTACGTTTTTTGAATAATTTACTGAAATAATAGGGATCAGGGTACCCGACACAGGTAGAGATTTCCGCTATAGATCTGAAGGTGGCGCATAGGAGTTCCCTGGCTCGACGAACCCGGTAGTCGATCAAATAATCTAGGGGCGCTATTCCGGTATGCTTTTGAAACAGATAGGCGAACTGCTTGCTGTTTAAGCCATATTGTCCGGCCCAGGCAGCTATTGTCAACGGTTCTCTGTAGTGATGCTTCATATATTCGATGGCCTGTTCCACCAGCTCCCGGTCCTGCTGGTTGTAACGGCTGCCGGCGGAGGTCAGGGTTTCATCCAGAATGCCAAAAAACAGCGATTTGGCTTGCAAGGCCGGCAAGTTGCCCGGTTTGGCGCAAACGTGATGCAGGCGGTGGAGTAAATCCCGGATGCGGGGACTATGGCCTGAATCCAGTTGATAATGGGAAAAGGCTTGGGGAAATTCTTTCCTGGCACTATCCGCTACCTGATAATGGACTACCATATAACTCCACTCCACGTCTCCAACTACCTCTTTATTCAGAGGCATATTGGGACCGCCGTGAAAGATTTTGCCCGGCGACATCTCGTAGGCCACACCGTCAAAATGCATCCTGGCACGCCCCTGCAAAGGAAAAATCAGACCCGAAACCGCCGGTGTGAAAACGTCAAGGCATTTCTTCCCCGGCGGGACGGTGGCTTTAATAACATCAATGATTTGGAAGGAGATGCGGGAGAAATTCCCCGCTAATTGATTAATATCTACTTGCATCGCCGGGCCTCCTGATTTACTTTTACAAATAAGTAATGATGATATTCATTCTCAATATTATACTATAGTAACTTTAGAAGCAGATGTCAACCTTTCTGACGGCAGTTTGGCACCGGATGTGAGGAATCCTGCTATTGCAGTTATCTTTGAAAAGTTCATCCTGTTTCGGAAAATATCCATTTCTTTGCCGATTTTTTTGATCAATCCTTATTGTCTCAGGGCTTTTATCATAGAAATTCCTCCATTTACGCAACCTTTTATATTTGATATTCTAGATATACTGAATTCGATATTGAAAATCATTATCATTATGATGTGATGTAAATATCTATTTCTGCCAGGAAAGGAGACAACAGCTTGAAGAAGAAGGAATGCCCCTCAGCCAGAAAGTGCCTGGTTTATGCTCTGATCGGCAGTCAAATGTTCTGGTACACACCGGCTATTGTTTATGCCGAGGACGCTCAACAAACGGCTGAAGCCGGCAGCGAATCGGCCGATGCTGACGAAAAAAATGAAGCCCCCATGGAAGAAGTAGAAGTAACCGCCAAACGTGACCAGCTGCCTCCCGTCTATGCAGGCGGCCAGGTGGCGCGCGGCGGTAATATCGGCGTATTAGGCAATAAGGATTTTATGGACACTCCCTTTAACATTATTAGTTATACCTCTGAAACCATGGAAGATCAACAGGCCGACACACTGTACGATGTGCTGATCAATGACCCTTCCGTCCGGTTTGCCACCTCTGCCGGTGGCACCAATGAGAACTATATGATCCGCGGTTTAGAACTGAATTATCAGTATCTCTATTTTAACGGCATGACGGGTTTGGCGCCGCACCATCATGTTCCGGTTGAATTTCTCGAGCGAGTGGAGGTGCTGAAGGGTCCCACTTCCTTTCTTTATGGTGGAGTAAGCACTTCGGTGGGCGGCGCTATCAACCTGGTGCCCAAGCGTGCCGGAGAGGAGGATATCACTGACTTTACCACCAGCTATACCTCCACCTCACATTTGGGCGGCCATATTGATCTTGGGCGTCGGTTTGGCGAAAATAAAGAATGGGGCATTCGCTTCAATGGTGTCTACGAGGATGGTGAAACCGCAGTTGACGATCAAACCAAAGAGCGGCTGCTGGGCGCTGTGGGTGTGGATTATCAAAGCGACAAATGGCGCATGTCTCTGGATTCCTACTATTCGGAAAATAGTTATGATAACGGATCCAGCTCTATGTACTACCTGGGCAGCGGTTATACAAAAGCGCCGGACGGCTCGACCAATGCGTACCGGGGAACAGATGGCACGATGGAGAATACTGGAATCCTGCTTAAAGGTGAATATGATGTTGAGGACGATTTAACCGCTTATTTCGGGATCGGTACATTATCGACCAAGGCAACCGGCTTCATCAACGGCAATCATGTTCTGAATCTCCAGTCCGATGGAACGGCAACACTTCGGAATGTTTTTAAACAATACTTTTGGACAGAGACCACTTCCGCCGATTTCGGGCTGCGCAGTACTTTCCAGACCGGTGCGGTAAAGCATCAGGTCGTTTTAGGCACAAGCTTGGTGGATACGGATTATTCCAATGCTTATACTCAGGGCAGTGGTAATTATGCGACGAACATTTATAACCCGATCTCAGTTGCCAGCTATTATGATAGCCTGACGCAACCAAGCCGGGGCAACAAGACCCTCGTGACTGAGCTTTCCAGTGTTCTTCTGTCTGACACCCTTTCTTTTGACGATGATAAAGTACAGTTAACCTTGGGGGCGCGGCGGCAAAATGTGGATCAGACAACCTATAAGTACGCCAACAGCCTTGCCACCGGAAACCCGACATCCACAAGTGTCTACGAATCAGACGCTACGACACCGATGGTCGGCCTTGTCGTCAAGCCATGGGGGGAATCGGTTTCCTTCTACGCCAATTACATTGAGGCGCTTTCCCCGGGAACTGTGGTCGGTATAACCTATGACAATGCCAATGAAGTACTGGCGCCCTATAAAACCAAACAACATGAAATCGGCGTCAAATGGGACGAAGGTAATTTTGCCAATACCCTGGCTATTTTCCAAATCGCAATGCCCAGTTCTACGACGACGAACAATGTTTATTCCTACGACGGCGAACAGAAAAGCCGCGGTATTGAGTGGAACACCTTCGGCAGTATCGCGAAAAATCTTCGCCTTTTAGGGGGCATTGCCTATACGAAAGGCGAGATAGTCAATTCCGCTACAAGCTCTAATAACGGCAATACCCCGTATGGAGTACCGGAATGGACGATGAACGCCGGCGTCGAGTGGGACACGCCGTGGGATGAGAATTTAACGCTTTCGCTGCGGGCCGTATATACCGGGTCCCAATATATTAATAATGCCAACACCATGGAAATCCCAGACTGGGTGCGCTATGATATCGGTGCGCGATACAAAAGCGTGATTAACAAAGTACCGGTCACATATCGGCTCAGTGTGGAAAACCTGTTTGACAAACATTACTGGGCAGGTTGCTTCAGTGCCGAAAATTATGTCACGCTAGGCGCTGCCCGCACGGTTAAGCTATCAGCAACCATGCATTTCTAAACAGAGGCTGTCGCCGGATATTTTAAACACTGCGGACCCATTTTTGCGCATAGTCGCTTGGCGGCGGCTATGCGCAAATTGACATTTCTGATTGGAGGAAGCAGAATGAAACGACTGTTGGGACTGCTGGTCTCGCTTGTACTTTTAACAGGACTGCTGTCCGGCTGTGGCGGGACTCCCGCAAAAAAGGGCGCCGGTATATTAAAAAACGCTCCCGGACAGGAAATGAAAGAATCCGCCTGGCCCAGGACAATCATCGATGCTGCCGGCAATAAAGTGCTGTTAAAGCAGCCGCCCCAAAGGATTGCGCTGCTTCACTCCTTATATCTGGAACACTTCTTTGCGCTGGGGACGCCGCCGACTGCCTCCATGGGCGCCTCCGCCGGAACTGCTATGAAGGTGCTGCAAACCTGGGAGACGCTGAAACCCTTCGCTAAAACAGCTGATGTCATGGACTTGGGCAGTTCCCGTGATTTGAATCTGGAGGCGGTTTTAGCCGCCAATCCGGACGTGATTGTTACATTTAAAGGCCGTCATGTGGAAAAAGTCTATGATCAACTGGTTCAGATCGCTCCGGTTATCCTAGTGGACTTTAGCGCTTCCTGGCAGGACCAGACGATGGCCTGTGCGGAAATCGTCGGCAGGGAAGGCTTTGCCCGGGATTTTATTAAGGAAGCCGAGACAATCATTGCTATGGCTAAAGAGAATCTGAGTCAGCACAAAAACAAAACCATGGCACTGTTTCGCACTGATGGGAAATCCTTTATCTCGCGGGGCAACAGGCAGTATTACGAAACCTTCGGCATTTCCAAGCCCGCGGGCTATCCCGATGACTATGAGAGCATGTCGTTAGAGGCTGTGGCGGAGATGAACCCTGATTATATCGTGTTTCAGGACTCTCGCGAAATGGCCCGGGCATTTGTAAAAAACCAGGAAGCTTGGGCAATATGGCAGGAATTGGACGCAGTAAAACAGGGACATGTCTTTTACTTCGACGACTCCCTTAATACCTTCGGACCGCTGGCCATGCGCCTCACGGCTGATAAACTGGTCGAGATATATTCCGGTCCCTGATGCATCAGGCCGGAGAACTGCAGCAGGGAGGACAGTCTACTCAATGAAACAGCTACAAGAATCAGTACGGCCGGGACCGGCATTGCATACACAGAAAAAAAGCCGCGCACTGGCGGCGTGGCTGATCATCATCTTGGGGCCGGGGCTGGTCGCTTGGCTTATGGCTCTCTCCATCACCAAGGGAGCAGCAGACATCTCTCTGCCTCTGGTCTGGGACGCCTTATTCCGCTTTGACGGGGGAGATATCCGTCACCTGATTGTGGCGGACCTGCGCCTGCCCCGGGTGGTAGCCAGTGCCCTTGCCGGCGCTGCCTTTGCCGTGGCTGGAGCTCTCATGCAGGGCATGACCCGAAACCCTCTCGCGGATTCCGGGCTGATTGGGTTAAACGCCGGGGCGGGCTTTGCCCTGTCTCTGTGTTTTGCTTTTTTTCCGCATCTGGGGTATCTGAAACTCATCCTGTGTTCCTTTTTAGGGGCGGCGTTCGGCGGGGTGCTGGCGACCGGCATCGCCTCTCTGGGACGCAGCGGCGCGTTACCCATGCGCCTGGTGCTGGCAGGGGCGGCGGTCAGCGCTTTGCTGACCGCCCTTAGCCAAGGTGTGGCACTGTATTTTAACGTGGCGCAAAATCTCATGTTCTGGACGTTAGGCGGCGTAGCCGGTTCTAACTGGACTCAAGTCAGCATTATGACACCTTGGATTGGAGCTGGGCTATTGGGGGCAGTGGCGCTTTCACGTTTCATTACTCTCCTAAGCCTGGGGGAGGAAGTGGCTAAGGGATTGGGACTGAATACAGTGTTGGTCAGCATTCTGGGCTCGCTGCTGGTGCTGGTCCTGGCGGGAACTGCCGTGTCGGTCCTGGGGGCGGTGAGCTTTGTGGGCCTGATGGTGCCTCATCTGGCCCGGTTCCTGATAGGGGTGGATTATCGTTGGATTATCCCTGCTTCGGCGGTTCTGGGCGCTTTCTTACTGGTATTAGCGGATTTGGGGGCGCGGACGCTGACCCCGCCTTTTGAAATCCCTGTCGGCGCGCTGATTTCCCTGATTGGCGTTCCCTTCTTCCTGTATCTGGCCCGCCGGCAAAGGAGGGCTCTGTGATGGCCGAACGGCAAACCAATCATGAGCTTTATCAACGAAAAATTGCCCTGCGCCATGCCGTTATTGTGGCTTCCTGCGCCGCGCTTCTGATCCTCTCGCTGATCGTCAGCATGAATATCGGATACATTCCGCTTTCGCCCATGGATACTTTAAGGACGCTCATGGGGGACGGCACAGAGCGGGAAACCCTGATCCTGTTTCAGTTCCGGCTGCCCCGCATTCTGATCTCCGTGCTGGTTGGGGCTGGACTGGCCCTGTCCGGATGCATCGTCCAGGGGATTTCCCGGAATGCACTGGCCGACCCGGGTTTGCTGGGGATTCATGCCGGGGCGGGGTTGATGGTGATCCTTTATGTGCTGTTTTTTGGTGCCCAGTCCTTTTTGTCGGTGCTGACTCTGCCCTTTTTGGCCTTGACCGGGGCAGGCATTACGGCGGTTATGATCTATGTGCTGGCTTTTAAACCAAGCGATGGTGTCGCTCTCTTGCGCCTGATTCTGACCGGACTGGCGGTGCAGGCGGGGATTTCGGCTTTGACCACCGTGCTGGTTGTTAAGCTGGATGATACCCAATTCGATTTTGTGGCTCTGTGGCAAGCCGGCAGCATCTGGGGAAGCAACTGGAAATTTATCCTGGCATTGTTGCCCTGGATGTTGCTTTTGATTCCCTATGTGCTGATGCAATCCCGTGTGCTGGATGTGCTCAGCTTTGGCGATGAGACAGCTGTCAGTCTGGGCCTTGGGGTAGAAAAGGAACGGCGGAGGCTTTTGGCCGCTGCGGTAGCTTTGGCTGCAGTCTGCGTGGCAGTCAGCGGCAGCATCGGCTTTATCGGGCTAATTGCGCCCCATTTGGCCCGGCGGCTGGTGGGGCCGAAGCACGTTATACTGTTGCCTGCCTGCGGGCTGATCGGCGCGGCATTGCTTTCGGCGGCGGATACTCTGGCCAGAGGAATCATGCAGCCAGCAGAAATTCCGGCCGGCATTATGGCGGCGATGATCGGCGCGCCCTACTTTCTTTACCTGCTGGCGAGAACCAGATAACCGGATGCCGGAATCATCATAATGAAAGGGTGATAAGTTTCATGAACAGCATTGTAACGGAAAATCTGGCCGTGGCTTATGAAGACAACCTGGTGGTAACCGACCTGGAACTACAGATTCCCCAGGGCAAGATCACCACGATTATCGGCCCCAACGGCTGCGGAAAATCTACGGTGCTTAAAGCCGTAGGACGCATCCTGAAACCGAAAAAAGGCCTGGTGTACTTAAACGGAGAGGATATCCGCCGCCTTTCCACCAGGGAGGTGGCGCAGAAAATGGCCATATTACCGCAGTTTCCCCAGGCCCCGGCAGGGCTTACGGTGGGGGAACTGGTATCCTATGGCCGCTTTCCCCACCAACGGAGTTTTGGCAAGCTAAAGACCTCTGATAAAAAGATCATCGATTGGGCTCTTGAGGTCACCAAACTTGCCGTCCTGGATACTACGGCAGTGGACAGCCTGTCCGGCGGACAGCGCCAACGAGTCTGGATCGCCATGGCTTTGGCCCAGCAAACCGATTTGATCTTATTGGACGAACCGACGACTTATCTTGATTTGTCCTATCAGCTGGAAGTGCTGGAACTGCTCCATCGCCTGAACCGGGAACAAGGCTGTACGATTGTGATGGTACTGCATGATTTAAACCTGGCCGCCCGTTTTGCCGACTATATGGTGGCCATCCGGGGCGGGGAGATTATCTGCCATGGCGCGCCGGAGGCAGTGATGACCGCTGAAGTGCTGCGGCAAGCTTTCCATATTGACGCCCAAATTATCACCGAGCCCCGCACAGGCCGGCCAACCTGCATTTCTTATGACCTGATTAAGGACCAGCCGGAAGGAGGGGCGAAACCATGAACGAGTTAAGCCGCCTAAAGCGCCTGTCAGCGGTAAGGTCCAGCAGCGGCATCCAGTTTCTTACGCCTGCCGTTTCCCCCGGATCGCATTGCCCCATGCGCATTGCCTCGGTCATCGTAGAAGGGATTGAAGGGCTTTCCTCCCTGCTGGTGGGAATGCCTGAGTGCACCACTCACTCCCGGCTGTTTAATCCCTACCCGGAGGGAAAACACGGGGAACTGCACTGGCTGTATGTGCTGGAGGAGCAGGAAGTGGTTTTTGGCTGCCGGGAGGGTCTGATCAATGCTCTCCAAAAGATGGATCGGGCCGGGGCCAAGGCTATTCTGCTGATCGTCACCTGTGTGCCGGAACTGATCGGGGAAGATATAGAGGGAATTCTGCACGAAGTGCAACCGGAATTGTCCGCCCGGGTCACCTTCGTTATGCTGGGCCAGTTCAAGAACGTCAGCTATCCGCCCGGTTCATGGAAGACTATGGAGGCACTGGGCCGGCTGATGGCGGCGAAAGAAACCGATAAGACCCGGATCAATGTGCTGGGCCGCTCTCCGGATGAAGAGCACATCCCCCTGCCTTCTATACTGCCTGAGCTTAACCGGCAGGGGTTCTCTTTGCGCTATTTGGCCCCGGGCGCATCCCTGGCAGATTTTCAAAGTGCAACCGATGCCAGGCTCAATCTGGTGGTTTCTCCCTTCATGCAGCCCCTGGCCGTCAGAATGGAACGGGAATTTGGCATTCCCTATATTCCTCTGCACATACTTTATGATGCAGAGAGCATTGACCGGACCTATCAGGCTCTGGCGGCAGATTTAGGCCTTGCCTGGGGGGATGAGACCTGGAAAGAAGAACGCCGGCAGGCTCTTGCCCTGGAGAAGCAGGTCGGGGAAAGGGTGAAGGGACTTCGTTACGCTTTTTCGCTGCGGCTGGATATGCCCCTTCCCCTGGCCGTTTATCTGGCCAAACTCGGTATGGAGCCTGTGCTGCTGCATATGGAAGAATATTACCCGGAGGATAAAGACCATGCCCTGGAGCTCATTAGCCGGGGACAGGACCCCTTGATCTGCCGTATGGTGAATATTGAAGCTGAGCTTTCGATTCTGGAAAAGCTGGACATTGATGTATGTTTTGGCTATTTGCCGGAACGCAGCAAAACCATCCCCTGTGTGCCGGAAATGCTTGATTTTTACGGGCAAACAGGGTACGGTCGAACCGGCGGCCTGTTGCAAAGAATCTTACGCATATTAGACCAGCGGGATATAGGGAAAGGAGGAACTGGCAATGGGGCTGCATCGGTTTAAACCTCCAGCATCAGGACGCATGGGCACGCTTTGGACTCTGGCCGGCATTCGCGGCGCGGCTTTAGTAGAATTCGGCTGTATGGGGCACATGCTGTACAGCGGCCTGACCCTGAAACGAGCCGGGGTCCAGGAGGGCTGCAAGCTCTACTCAACCCATATCGACGAAACGGATATTGCTTTTGGCGATACCGGCAGACTGAAAGAGACTATCGATCATGTGATCCAAAAGGATCAGCCGCGGGTGATTTTTCTTTTGCCCTCGGCGATCCCTGAAGTGATCGGGACGGATATTGCCGCTTTTTGTGAGGAAGTGCAGCCGGACTATCCGGACGTTCGCCTGCTGCCCTTTGGGCAGGGCGGTTTTGACGTTATCCACCACCAGGGCGTACAGGAGGCGCTGCTGTTGCTGGCCCGGACCCTGCCGGCAGAGGTAGGCCGGACACCCCGGCCCACTTTTAACATTATTGGCTCCTGCGCCGACTTGTTCCGGTTTCAGGCTGATGCCGGCGAGATGATCCGCCTGATGGCAGGGGCTTTCGGCATAGAGCCTCTGTGCGTCATGACCTCGGATGCATCGGTATCTCAGATCGAAAATATGGGCGGGGCTCATGTCAATCTGGTGATACGCCGGGAAGGAGAGCCCGCCGCGCGTCATCTCCAGCAGCGGTTCGGGACACCGTACTTTGCGGGACGGCCCTACGGCATTGAAGGCACTGGCCGCTGGCTGACGGAAATCGCCGCGATATGCGGTCTCAAGGTGGATAGCTCCTTCCTGAAAGCAGAGAGAGAAACCCTGCGGCGGCAGCTTACGCCGGTAATGCCGTCTTTTCAGCACATCGTACGGTCTCATCCTGAGGAAGCCATATTATCTTTGGGGGGACATGCCGATGTGATCAAGGGTATTCTGGCCTTTGGCTGCGGCGAGCTCTCGTTGGTAAAAGGGGCTTGCTGGTGCGACTGTCCTGATATGGCCGGTGAGGATATTCCCTATTTTACGGAAGAACAATGGTCAAAGGCGATTCAGGAGCAGAAAAAGGGCTTTATCATGGCCAGCGGCGAGGCTCTGGAATGGGCGGGACGGAACCGGGAGCTGCAAATTTCCAGCCCGGATACCAAATGGCGTTTGCATCCTTATGAACCGCCCTTTGTCGGCTTTCACGGCGCGGTGCATCTCATCAATCTATGGATCAACGAAGCCCAGGGGGGCCGTTGAAAAAGGTCCATCTGCGTCACTTCAGCCTCCTGCGGGCAGGGAAAAAAATTGGTGCGTGTTAGCAGAATAATGAAAATGACTATCAAATTCATTTACATGGATGGATTTCTGTGTTAAATTATTTTCATAAGTATAGAAGCGAGGAATGGAGCATATGAGAAAGGGATTACGGACCTGGGGCCTGATGCTGTTGACGTCGGTAAGCTTAGGTGTTTATGCTGCCGGCTGCGGTTCCCAGGCGCGAGACGCCGCAATGCCTGCTGCCGAAAAGCCGGCTTCACGGGTGGTGCAGTATCTGGGCAAGGAATATACGCTGCCGGTCAAGGCTGAGAAAATCGTGGTCACCGGGGCCCTGGAGGGGCTGGAGGACCTGCTGGCGCTGGGAGTGAAGCCGGTCGGGTCTATGAGCATCGGCGGCACTTTTCCGGCGATCTTTGCGGACATTCTTCAGGAAGCCAAACCCATAGGCGAGCGGATGCAGCCCAGCTTTGAGACTCTTTTGCAAATTAGGCCCGATGTGATTATCAGCAGTGATAAATTTCCAGCGGCTACAGCCATTCAGCTTGGAAAGATAGCCCCAACCATCCCCTTGTCTCATTTCCCCGGGGACGGTGAGGCCAATCTTCGTTTTTTGGGGGAACTGACTGGCTCCGGGGACAAGGCGGAAGCGATGATCCGGCAGTACCGGCAGAAGGCTGCGGCGGCCCAAGACCATTTGCCGGCAAGGGTAAAGGATAAAAAAGTGGTGGCCATACGCATCCGGGTCGGCAGCATTTCCGTGTATCCCGCCCATGTGTTTTTCAACGACGTTCTCTATACCGATCTGGGTTTGCCGGTGCCGGCGGAAATTCGGGCCGTTAAGTATCAGGAACTCATTTCCCTGGAAAAGTTCAGCGAAATGGACCCGGATTATATCTTTTTACAGTATGCGGCGGGAGAAAACCCGGCTCATCCTCAGGCAGTGGAGAATCTGCAACAGAATCCCATCTGGCGCAGCCTGAAAGCGATGAAAAATAACCGGGTATTCGTGAATGTCGTGGACCCGCTGATACAGGGGGTGGCCATCGGCGGGAAAATTCAATTTTTAGAAGCGGCTCTGGAAAAACTGCACCAGTAAAGTTGGCGCTACAAGGGCTGATATTCTTTTAAATACGGAAAGGCGAGAGGAATTTCATGCGTGTAACCAACTTGACGGGATATGGGATTTTGCTGACTTCACCGTTGCTGGTGCTTTCCTGCATTATCCTGTCCATCTATTTCGGCGCCAAGTCCATTGATATAGCCGTTATTCAGGCAGCCATCCTGCAATTTGATCCGGGTAACCTGGACCATCAGATTATTGTCAGTTCGCGTCTGCCCCGCATAGCGGGAACCCTGCTGATCGGCGGGGCCCTGGCGGTCTCGGGAGCGCTGATGCAGGGAATCACCAGAAATTATCTGGCTTCCCCCGGCATTATGGGCATCAGTGACGGTTCGATTTTGGCGGTTACTCTGAATATGATCCTGCTGCCTCAGGCCTCCGATCTGGAGCTCATGATAATGTCCTTCGCCGGATCGGCGTTGGGCGCAGGCGTGGTTTACGGCCTGGGGGCCATGCTGCCGGGAGGGCTGTCGCCTTTAAGGCTGGCTGTATTGGGAGCAATCACCGGAACCTTTTTAAGCAGTTTGGCTGCTGCCTTGGCGGTTTATTTCCAAATATCCCAGGATATCAGCTTTTGGTATAATGCCCGGCTGCACCAGCTCCGGCCGGAGCTGGTGGAACTGGCGCTGCCGTTTATCATCGCAGGATTGATGATTGCCCTGTGGCTTTCTAAGTCTGTTACCATTCTCTCTCTGGGAGAGGAAGTGGCAATCAGCCTGGGGCAGCGTACAAGGGTCGTAAAGATTGCCGCCGCCGGGGCTGTGATGCTGCTGACTGGCAGCGCTGTGGCTCTGGCGGGAAAAATTGCCTTTGTGGGGCTGATTGTACCGCATATTGTACGCTACCTGGCAGGGGCTGACTATAAATGGATTATTTCCTGCTCTGGAGTTTTGGGAGCGGTTTTTCTGGCCGTTTCCGATATACTCAGCCGGTTTTTGAACTTTCCTTTTGAAACGCCGGTCGGAGTTATCACCTCACTGGTCGGCGTGCCGTTTTTCCTTTACCTGGCGAGAAAAAAGGGAGACCGGAATTATGCATAGGCAAAGTACAAGCCGCTTTACCGGCACCATGATCACAGGTATCCTCTTAGTGGCGGCTACTGTCTGCCTGAGCCTGAGTTATGGCATCTTTGAACTGACCCTTGTGGACCTGGGGAAGATTTTTCTGGGACTGGAGACCGTCCGGGAACATGAAGTGCTCATTTATGATTTTCGCTTGCCCCGGATCGTCATTGCGGCATTGGTAGGGGCGGGCTTAGCCATAGCCGGCGCCGTGCTTCAGGGGATTTCCCGCAACGGCCTGGCTGATCCCGGTCTGCTGGGGATCAATGCCGGAGCCGGATTGGCGATTGTCATCTTTATGTTCTTTTATCAGGGGAAGCTGATGGGAACTGATTGGAGGGCTATCCTGGCCATGCCTTTTTTCGGGCTGGCCGGAGGACTGGGGGCCGTAGCCTTAATTTATCTGTTTGGCTGGAAAAACGGCCGTATGGATCCCCAGCGTTTTTTACTGACAGGTGTTGCCCTGGGTTCGGGGTTTGGAGCCCTTTCCCTGTACATTACCTTGAAAATGAATCCCGCTGATTTTCACAGTGCTACGGTCTGGGGGCTGGGCAGCCTGCTTCACGCCAACTGGGACTATATATTTTCCATGCTGCCCTGGTTTTTGCTGCTGTGTCCGGTGATTTTCCTGAAAGGACCTATCCTGGACCTGTTCGGCCTGGATGAGGGCAATGTCAGGAGCCTGGGGGTGGCTGTGGAGAAAGAGCAAATTATTTTGCTCGTATGCAGCGCCGGTTTGGTCAGCGCCTGTGTGTCCGTGGCAGGGAGCATTAGTTTTGTCGGGCTGATTGTACCTCATATCGTCAAACAATTGGTGGGCATCCGGCATGATCGGGTCATCCCCGCCTGCGCCGTTGGCGGTATGCTGCTGGTTCTGGCCGCTGACTTTATTGCCAGAAATCTGTTTGCTCCGGTGGAAATCGCAGTGGGAGTTATTATATCCCTGATTGGGATCCCTTATTTTATCTATCTGTTATTTCAGGCTAAACACCAGCGTTAGTTATATACTGACGCACAGCCGTGAAAGGGGGCGTAGCACTTATGCGCGAGTGTTCTTATAAACAGGCGGCCGCGATTTCTTTATTGCTTCATGTAGTGGCAGGAATCGCTCTGTCGGTGGCGCCGTTCGCTCTCAGCCGCTTTGAGCCTGTGAGTGACGTTGTGCCGGTCCGATTACTAAGCATGGGTGAGATGGGCGGCATGACGGCTGAGGCTGCAGCGCCGGTTCCACCCATGCCGGCGCCGGAACCGGTCTTGGAGGAAACCGTAGCCGAGCCTCAGCCTCAACCCTT includes:
- a CDS encoding ABC transporter ATP-binding protein; translated protein: MNSIVTENLAVAYEDNLVVTDLELQIPQGKITTIIGPNGCGKSTVLKAVGRILKPKKGLVYLNGEDIRRLSTREVAQKMAILPQFPQAPAGLTVGELVSYGRFPHQRSFGKLKTSDKKIIDWALEVTKLAVLDTTAVDSLSGGQRQRVWIAMALAQQTDLILLDEPTTYLDLSYQLEVLELLHRLNREQGCTIVMVLHDLNLAARFADYMVAIRGGEIICHGAPEAVMTAEVLRQAFHIDAQIITEPRTGRPTCISYDLIKDQPEGGAKP
- a CDS encoding nitrogenase component 1, which encodes MNELSRLKRLSAVRSSSGIQFLTPAVSPGSHCPMRIASVIVEGIEGLSSLLVGMPECTTHSRLFNPYPEGKHGELHWLYVLEEQEVVFGCREGLINALQKMDRAGAKAILLIVTCVPELIGEDIEGILHEVQPELSARVTFVMLGQFKNVSYPPGSWKTMEALGRLMAAKETDKTRINVLGRSPDEEHIPLPSILPELNRQGFSLRYLAPGASLADFQSATDARLNLVVSPFMQPLAVRMEREFGIPYIPLHILYDAESIDRTYQALAADLGLAWGDETWKEERRQALALEKQVGERVKGLRYAFSLRLDMPLPLAVYLAKLGMEPVLLHMEEYYPEDKDHALELISRGQDPLICRMVNIEAELSILEKLDIDVCFGYLPERSKTIPCVPEMLDFYGQTGYGRTGGLLQRILRILDQRDIGKGGTGNGAASV
- a CDS encoding nitrogenase component 1, with protein sequence MGLHRFKPPASGRMGTLWTLAGIRGAALVEFGCMGHMLYSGLTLKRAGVQEGCKLYSTHIDETDIAFGDTGRLKETIDHVIQKDQPRVIFLLPSAIPEVIGTDIAAFCEEVQPDYPDVRLLPFGQGGFDVIHHQGVQEALLLLARTLPAEVGRTPRPTFNIIGSCADLFRFQADAGEMIRLMAGAFGIEPLCVMTSDASVSQIENMGGAHVNLVIRREGEPAARHLQQRFGTPYFAGRPYGIEGTGRWLTEIAAICGLKVDSSFLKAERETLRRQLTPVMPSFQHIVRSHPEEAILSLGGHADVIKGILAFGCGELSLVKGACWCDCPDMAGEDIPYFTEEQWSKAIQEQKKGFIMASGEALEWAGRNRELQISSPDTKWRLHPYEPPFVGFHGAVHLINLWINEAQGGR
- a CDS encoding ABC transporter substrate-binding protein, whose amino-acid sequence is MRKGLRTWGLMLLTSVSLGVYAAGCGSQARDAAMPAAEKPASRVVQYLGKEYTLPVKAEKIVVTGALEGLEDLLALGVKPVGSMSIGGTFPAIFADILQEAKPIGERMQPSFETLLQIRPDVIISSDKFPAATAIQLGKIAPTIPLSHFPGDGEANLRFLGELTGSGDKAEAMIRQYRQKAAAAQDHLPARVKDKKVVAIRIRVGSISVYPAHVFFNDVLYTDLGLPVPAEIRAVKYQELISLEKFSEMDPDYIFLQYAAGENPAHPQAVENLQQNPIWRSLKAMKNNRVFVNVVDPLIQGVAIGGKIQFLEAALEKLHQ
- a CDS encoding FecCD family ABC transporter permease, whose translation is MRVTNLTGYGILLTSPLLVLSCIILSIYFGAKSIDIAVIQAAILQFDPGNLDHQIIVSSRLPRIAGTLLIGGALAVSGALMQGITRNYLASPGIMGISDGSILAVTLNMILLPQASDLELMIMSFAGSALGAGVVYGLGAMLPGGLSPLRLAVLGAITGTFLSSLAAALAVYFQISQDISFWYNARLHQLRPELVELALPFIIAGLMIALWLSKSVTILSLGEEVAISLGQRTRVVKIAAAGAVMLLTGSAVALAGKIAFVGLIVPHIVRYLAGADYKWIISCSGVLGAVFLAVSDILSRFLNFPFETPVGVITSLVGVPFFLYLARKKGDRNYA